The genomic stretch CGAGCCAGAGCTTCACCAATCCTCCTCGGGCGGAGGCCGCTTCTGAGGGGAGATCTGCTGCAACCGGCTCTTGGCGGCCTTCTCCTTCTCCGCGACGGAGCGCATGATCCCCTGCGCGTCGTCCTTGGACATCTGGTCCTGGGGCCGGGGCGCCGGGGGCGGCGGCTGGGAGTCATTCTTCCCCTTATCCTTCTTGTCCTGCTGGTCCTTCTGGTCGTCCTTCTTCGGATTAGGTTTGTCGCACTTCTTCTGGGGCGGCGGCGGGTGCTTGAGCAGGCGCAAGGCCACGGCGAGGTTCTCCTTGGAGTCCCGGTCCTGGGGCGCCAGGACGACGGCCTTGCGGAAAGCGGCCACGGCGCCGGCATAGTCCTGCTTGCGCACCAGCACGTCTCCCAGGTTGTAGTAGGCCGCGGCCCGCGCTTCCCGCGCTGCCTTGGGGTCTTCCGCCAGGCGTTTGAACTTCTGGGAGGCGGTGTCAAAATCCTCGAGCCGGTAAAGGGCGTCTCCGGCGTTGAATTCCGGCCGAGGGTCCCCCGCTCGCTGCGCCGCGCGGTAGCGTCCCAGGGCCTCCTGAAATTCCCGCTTCTGGTAGAGCCGGTTGCCGGCGCGCAGGTCGGATTCGCTGCCGGCCGCGTGCGCGGAGGCGGGAAGCAGGCACAGCAGCAGGAGCGCCGTCGACTTTCCCGCCGCGGGCATCCGCCGGAGAGGGACCAGGAGTTCGGCCAAGAGGAGCAGGAAGCCCGCGGCCAGAGGGAAGAGGAAGCGGTTGCGGTAGTGCTGGGAAGCGCCGGAGACCCCTTGCGACTTCTCCAGGTCCGCGATGCGGCGAGCGATATCAGCGACCTCGTCCTCGGCCGGGCTGGCGCGGTAATAGGCGCCCCCGGTGCGCGCCGCCATGTCGACCAAGGTCTTTTCACCGAGGCGGCTGATGACGGTCGCTCCCTTGCGGTCCT from Elusimicrobiota bacterium encodes the following:
- a CDS encoding VWA domain-containing protein, whose product is MRNPLYLLWMALAVGAAAALHFWAAARRRAIAQALGDPGLLSRLIPAETAARRRLQGVLLLSGLAFLFVALAGPQWGVELVTTRSDARQVFIAVDTSLSMTAEDVSPNRLEKAKRELAQLLAALQGDRVGVIAFAGEAGIFCPLTTDVEAAKQILSGISVGSIPVPGTAIGTAVRLGAGVLQRYPGGKALVLLTDGEDHNTDPSGAAAEAAAAGVRIYAIGIGTAEGNPLPIKEEGSGALTGYKKDRKGATVISRLGEKTLVDMAARTGGAYYRASPAEDEVADIARRIADLEKSQGVSGASQHYRNRFLFPLAAGFLLLLAELLVPLRRMPAAGKSTALLLLCLLPASAHAAGSESDLRAGNRLYQKREFQEALGRYRAAQRAGDPRPEFNAGDALYRLEDFDTASQKFKRLAEDPKAAREARAAAYYNLGDVLVRKQDYAGAVAAFRKAVVLAPQDRDSKENLAVALRLLKHPPPPQKKCDKPNPKKDDQKDQQDKKDKGKNDSQPPPPAPRPQDQMSKDDAQGIMRSVAEKEKAAKSRLQQISPQKRPPPEEDW